A genomic segment from Neobacillus sp. YX16 encodes:
- a CDS encoding LacI family DNA-binding transcriptional regulator produces the protein MATIKDIAELAGVSIATVSRVLNYDSSLSVGDETKKRIFEVAEQLSYKKKPARKLETGKIALLQWYTEKEELEDLYYMSIRLGVENQSRQMGFSVAKYFQDNYADLKQDEIQGLIAIGKFSNKQIKDMVSITNNIVFVDISPDEEKFDSIVIDFEKATKKVIDHYLKHDHEKIGYIGGREVFRDKTSTIEDLREVTFKSYLAEKGIMNEAFMYVGSFSVDDGHSLMKKAIHEHGENLPTAFFAANDSLAVGALRALLEEGIPVPGRVNIIGVNDISISKYVFPSLSTVKVFTELMGETAVNTLVERFEGRKIAKKITISTQLIIRDSSS, from the coding sequence ATGGCGACAATTAAGGATATTGCAGAATTAGCAGGAGTTTCAATCGCAACGGTATCCCGCGTATTAAATTATGATAGTTCTTTATCTGTTGGTGATGAAACAAAAAAGAGGATATTTGAGGTTGCGGAGCAGCTTTCCTATAAAAAGAAACCAGCTAGAAAACTAGAGACCGGGAAAATTGCACTTTTACAATGGTATACAGAAAAAGAAGAATTAGAAGATTTATATTATATGTCGATTCGTTTGGGTGTCGAAAATCAATCCAGACAAATGGGCTTTTCTGTAGCTAAGTACTTTCAAGACAACTATGCGGATTTAAAACAGGATGAGATTCAAGGTCTTATCGCAATCGGGAAATTTAGCAATAAACAAATAAAGGATATGGTATCCATCACAAATAATATCGTTTTTGTGGATATCTCACCCGATGAAGAAAAATTTGATTCCATTGTGATTGATTTTGAAAAGGCGACTAAAAAGGTCATTGATCATTATTTAAAACACGATCATGAGAAGATTGGGTATATTGGCGGAAGAGAAGTATTCAGGGATAAGACATCGACCATCGAAGACCTGAGAGAAGTGACCTTCAAATCCTATTTGGCAGAAAAAGGGATAATGAATGAAGCGTTTATGTACGTTGGTTCATTTTCCGTTGACGACGGTCATTCACTCATGAAAAAAGCCATTCATGAGCATGGGGAAAACCTGCCGACCGCTTTCTTTGCAGCGAATGATTCTCTGGCAGTTGGAGCACTCAGGGCTCTATTGGAAGAAGGGATTCCTGTTCCAGGCCGAGTGAATATCATCGGCGTTAACGACATCAGCATCTCCAAATATGTCTTTCCATCATTAAGCACGGTGAAAGTATTTACTGAACTAATGGGAGAAACAGCCGTCAACACCCTGGTAGAAAGATTCGAAGGACGGAAAATAGCCAAAAAAATAACCATTTCCACCCAACTCATCATAAGAGACAGCAGCTCCTAA
- a CDS encoding sugar-binding protein, whose translation MSRLTKVAYGVGIWFFLVSCAFSVFYGYKVVSHDLPAEDKTVEKYNYHFVLVPEELDNDYWRLVEEGAQKAAEEHGVLLEYAGPKQGNIDEHLKTIEMSMASKVDGIITQGLSDEQFTPLINRVVEKLPVITIDTDAANSNRMAYIGTDNYYSGFLAGKALIEDTIGQANVAIITGRFYANHQQQRVQGFRDAVETEAGIKIITVEESEISRVRAAEKAYQILMDYPEVNAFYGTSALDAIGIAQVVDKFREPDQVYIIGFDTLPETLKYITKGTIKATVVQEPFEMGYEAVVMMIDLIEGKKVPPVIHTNTRIMREEDLPDIHRAMGEEY comes from the coding sequence ATGAGCAGGTTGACTAAGGTGGCATATGGTGTTGGGATTTGGTTTTTTCTTGTGAGCTGTGCCTTTTCTGTATTTTATGGCTACAAGGTTGTTAGCCATGATTTGCCTGCAGAGGATAAAACAGTAGAAAAGTATAATTATCATTTTGTGCTGGTTCCAGAGGAGCTTGACAATGATTATTGGCGGCTTGTTGAAGAAGGGGCACAGAAGGCTGCGGAGGAACATGGTGTATTATTGGAATATGCTGGACCGAAGCAGGGTAATATCGATGAACATTTAAAAACGATTGAAATGTCAATGGCTTCTAAAGTGGATGGTATTATTACTCAAGGCTTGAGTGATGAGCAATTCACACCGTTAATTAATAGAGTCGTAGAAAAACTACCTGTCATAACCATTGATACAGATGCGGCCAATAGTAACCGGATGGCTTATATTGGAACTGACAATTATTATTCTGGTTTTTTGGCAGGTAAAGCTTTAATTGAAGATACAATTGGTCAGGCAAACGTGGCCATTATTACCGGGAGATTTTATGCGAACCACCAGCAGCAGCGTGTTCAGGGTTTTCGTGACGCAGTGGAAACTGAAGCGGGAATAAAGATTATTACGGTAGAAGAATCTGAAATTAGTCGAGTTCGAGCGGCAGAAAAGGCTTATCAAATATTGATGGATTACCCTGAAGTCAATGCGTTCTATGGAACAAGTGCACTAGATGCAATAGGAATTGCTCAAGTAGTAGATAAGTTTAGGGAGCCGGATCAAGTTTATATTATTGGATTCGATACATTGCCCGAAACACTTAAGTACATTACGAAAGGTACGATTAAAGCTACGGTGGTCCAAGAACCTTTTGAAATGGGCTACGAAGCAGTAGTAATGATGATAGATCTAATTGAAGGCAAGAAGGTTCCTCCCGTTATTCACACGAATACTCGGATTATGAGAGAAGAAGATTTACCTGATATTCATCGGGCCATGGGGGAGGAATACTGA
- a CDS encoding histidine kinase: MLFRIRSKLLLYFIVLVVLLSSVGVLFYQSSENLINEYDDSFERFLMLNDISQRTTVITENLKGYLLDKESTYLKDYNLEKSKLLNDQWLFNKEMKSNDMAVINYQNMINSFLEECDATIEAFHKDNINDYSNHLNEAIKIAGFLQESTLALLNNKLTDYQNFYDQMERQNHYYKLLSFSLFSSAFFLSTLIALWISGGITKPITLLSEAARQISKGNLSGEDIKITTKDELKPLTETFNQMRSNLRQLVKEIKQKSELDKLLKEMELRSLQNQINPHFLFNTLNTVSKMAYLEDAEHTSKLIESVAVLLRYNLGGDLNKAATLRDEVSIVKEYFFIQQTRFGDRIQFITEIEEDCLDIEIPSLTLQPLIENAFIHGVESYEENAEIRLHIYKSNDRINVAIVDNGDGMDEITQNRLLNYVSGIEMEEVYEHNKSKGHSTGIGVKNVIRRLQLFYNQKDIIEIHSELGKGTKFTLTIPNVAKGGEEFVESSNCG, from the coding sequence ATGTTATTTCGAATTCGATCGAAATTATTACTCTATTTCATTGTCCTTGTCGTGCTGTTAAGTTCTGTTGGCGTCCTTTTTTATCAAAGTAGTGAAAACCTAATAAATGAATATGATGATAGTTTTGAACGGTTTCTTATGTTAAATGATATCTCACAAAGAACTACCGTAATTACGGAAAACCTGAAGGGGTATTTGCTAGATAAGGAAAGCACCTATTTAAAAGACTATAACCTTGAAAAATCTAAGTTGCTGAATGACCAATGGCTTTTCAATAAAGAAATGAAATCGAATGATATGGCAGTTATTAACTACCAAAATATGATAAACAGCTTTCTAGAAGAATGTGACGCAACGATAGAAGCTTTTCATAAAGACAATATTAACGATTATTCGAACCACTTAAACGAAGCAATAAAAATAGCAGGATTCCTTCAAGAAAGTACGCTTGCACTCCTAAATAATAAGCTGACAGACTATCAAAATTTCTATGATCAAATGGAAAGGCAAAATCATTATTATAAATTATTGTCTTTTTCCCTTTTCTCTTCTGCCTTTTTTCTTAGTACATTGATTGCTCTTTGGATCTCAGGCGGTATTACAAAACCAATTACGCTATTATCCGAGGCAGCCCGGCAAATATCAAAAGGTAATCTTTCAGGTGAAGATATTAAGATAACGACCAAGGATGAATTAAAGCCCTTAACCGAAACCTTTAACCAAATGCGTTCAAATCTTAGACAATTGGTAAAAGAAATAAAGCAGAAATCGGAGCTTGATAAGCTCCTAAAAGAAATGGAGCTAAGAAGTCTTCAAAACCAAATTAATCCACATTTCCTATTCAATACTTTGAATACGGTTTCAAAAATGGCTTACCTAGAGGATGCGGAGCATACTTCTAAATTAATTGAATCTGTTGCAGTATTACTGCGCTATAACCTAGGCGGCGATTTGAATAAAGCTGCCACTCTAAGGGACGAAGTATCTATTGTAAAAGAGTACTTCTTTATTCAACAAACAAGATTTGGAGACCGGATTCAATTCATTACCGAAATTGAAGAGGATTGTTTGGATATAGAAATTCCTAGTTTAACACTTCAGCCATTAATCGAAAATGCATTCATACATGGTGTTGAATCGTATGAGGAAAATGCAGAGATCCGACTTCATATTTACAAAAGTAATGACAGGATTAATGTGGCAATAGTAGATAATGGGGATGGAATGGATGAAATCACCCAAAATAGATTGCTAAACTATGTTAGCGGAATAGAAATGGAAGAAGTATATGAACACAATAAATCAAAAGGTCATTCGACTGGTATAGGCGTGAAAAATGTAATTCGCAGGCTTCAGCTTTTTTACAATCAAAAAGACATTATTGAAATACATTCAGAGTTAGGTAAAGGGACAAAGTTTACACTGACCATTCCAAACGTTGCAAAAGGAGGAGAAGAGTTTGTTGAAAGTTCTAATTGTGGATGA
- a CDS encoding response regulator, which produces MLKVLIVDDEVLERKALTRIINSSSEGVMVIGEAPNGRKAIEMARELKPDIIFMDIKMPGIDGVQAVKEIKSTDPCIRFIMVSAFNTFEYAKEVMQQGVKEYILKPSRKQDILESLQRVSGEIFEERRSMKEKQSLMENLDRAVSIAQKEWVSSLILNQVQDISFDEWSQLLGVEITSGYIMLFSLLPKEKGEFHLQLKQNYYLWLKDVLKTEVKKEEVMVGPMTDSQVPVLFLCKELPEKVHFKTNAQHTIESLFSSFQKSQINADLRIGIGLPYSHGHELNKSYHEAVVALQQLLKTSNRKYLFSSKQGAGELPSVSDVLEIEKKLLDGVRQGDLNQVMFLFDSFVTKLTGNKALKAAVVKKSFDEFFILLSRMMHDLGIHFEGSLTIGEVEDCNLILEKGKANLLAVVKHVQLWRNNHAKGMLHKAKEYIENHYAESITLEHVAEYVELSPFYLSKLFKDRFGMTFIDYVTEIRIKQAKLQMVDAAKSLKEICYSVGYKDPNYFSRVFKKQTGLSPTEFRKETVC; this is translated from the coding sequence TTGTTGAAAGTTCTAATTGTGGATGATGAGGTTCTAGAGCGAAAAGCATTGACGAGGATTATTAATAGCTCTTCTGAGGGCGTAATGGTAATTGGTGAGGCGCCTAACGGAAGAAAGGCGATTGAAATGGCTAGAGAACTTAAGCCTGATATCATCTTTATGGATATAAAAATGCCCGGAATAGATGGAGTTCAAGCTGTTAAGGAAATCAAAAGCACTGATCCATGCATTCGATTTATCATGGTTTCAGCCTTTAATACGTTTGAATATGCCAAGGAAGTTATGCAGCAGGGTGTAAAAGAATATATCTTAAAACCTAGTAGAAAACAGGATATACTCGAGAGTTTACAGCGTGTTTCAGGTGAGATATTTGAAGAGCGCAGGTCTATGAAAGAAAAGCAAAGCTTGATGGAGAACCTAGACCGTGCCGTTTCCATAGCCCAGAAAGAGTGGGTGTCTTCATTAATCCTAAACCAAGTCCAAGATATTTCCTTTGATGAATGGAGTCAGTTGTTAGGGGTAGAAATTACTTCTGGTTATATAATGCTGTTTTCCCTCTTGCCCAAGGAAAAAGGAGAATTTCACTTACAACTAAAGCAAAACTATTATTTATGGCTTAAGGATGTCTTGAAAACAGAAGTGAAAAAGGAAGAAGTCATGGTAGGACCAATGACAGATTCTCAAGTACCTGTATTATTCCTTTGTAAAGAACTACCGGAAAAGGTGCATTTTAAAACAAATGCACAGCATACCATTGAGAGTCTATTTAGTTCTTTTCAAAAAAGCCAAATAAATGCGGATTTAAGAATAGGGATAGGACTCCCATATAGTCATGGCCATGAGCTTAATAAATCTTATCATGAAGCGGTAGTTGCTTTACAGCAGCTATTAAAAACTTCAAACCGAAAATATTTATTTAGCAGTAAACAAGGGGCCGGTGAGCTGCCTTCCGTTTCGGATGTGCTGGAAATAGAGAAAAAATTGCTGGATGGTGTACGACAAGGTGATCTAAATCAAGTTATGTTTTTATTTGATTCGTTTGTAACCAAACTGACCGGTAACAAAGCATTAAAGGCTGCAGTAGTGAAAAAATCTTTTGATGAATTTTTTATTCTCCTTTCACGAATGATGCATGACTTAGGGATACACTTTGAAGGTTCCTTGACGATTGGCGAGGTAGAGGATTGTAACTTAATTCTAGAAAAAGGAAAAGCTAATTTACTGGCAGTTGTCAAGCATGTTCAGCTTTGGAGGAACAATCATGCGAAGGGAATGCTGCATAAGGCAAAAGAATATATTGAAAATCATTATGCAGAGTCCATTACGTTGGAACACGTAGCAGAATATGTGGAGCTAAGTCCCTTTTATTTAAGTAAATTATTTAAAGATCGATTTGGGATGACCTTTATCGATTACGTAACCGAAATAAGAATAAAACAGGCAAAGCTGCAAATGGTGGATGCTGCTAAGAGTTTAAAAGAAATATGCTATTCTGTCGGCTATAAGGACCCGAATTATTTTAGCCGTGTGTTTAAAAAACAGACGGGCTTATCCCCAACCGAATTTCGCAAGGAAACGGTATGTTAA
- the mglB gene encoding galactose/glucose ABC transporter substrate-binding protein MglB — translation MFKKKKGLILSLTVASSILLATGCGGTEKSSTDSGKGKDGDLPAVGATIYKFDDNFMSYVRRAMETAADGKVNLMLNDSQNDQAKQVEQVDTLIAKGAKSLAINLVDPKAAQTIIDKAKVKDIPVIFFNKEPDASVLKGYEKAYYVGTTSSESGVLQGELIAKAWEANKEKWDKNGDGKLQYVLLKGEPGHPDAEARTKFVVDTLKEKGIAVDELALDTGMWDAMKATEKMDAWIAKYNENIEFVIANNDGMALGAIASLEKAGYFSGDKFMPVVGVDAIPEALEMIEKGKMVGSILNDAKNQGAATVELAANAANGKDVLEGTEWKLDDAKAVRVPYIEVTKENIQIGKDAYK, via the coding sequence ATGTTTAAAAAGAAAAAAGGGTTAATTCTATCATTAACAGTTGCGTCTAGTATTCTATTAGCGACTGGCTGCGGCGGTACAGAAAAAAGTTCAACGGATTCTGGAAAAGGCAAGGACGGCGACCTTCCAGCAGTGGGTGCAACCATTTATAAATTCGATGACAACTTTATGTCCTATGTTCGTCGTGCAATGGAAACTGCAGCAGATGGAAAAGTGAACTTAATGCTGAATGACTCTCAAAATGACCAAGCCAAGCAGGTTGAACAAGTAGACACGCTTATCGCAAAAGGAGCAAAATCACTGGCAATCAACCTTGTAGACCCTAAAGCAGCACAAACCATCATTGATAAAGCAAAAGTAAAGGATATTCCTGTTATCTTCTTTAACAAAGAGCCAGATGCAAGTGTATTAAAAGGCTACGAAAAAGCTTACTATGTCGGAACAACTTCATCTGAATCAGGTGTACTTCAAGGTGAATTAATCGCTAAGGCTTGGGAAGCAAATAAAGAAAAATGGGATAAAAATGGTGATGGAAAGCTTCAATACGTTTTATTAAAAGGTGAACCAGGGCACCCAGACGCAGAAGCGCGTACTAAGTTTGTTGTTGATACCTTGAAGGAAAAAGGTATTGCGGTAGATGAACTAGCTCTAGATACAGGTATGTGGGATGCAATGAAAGCAACAGAAAAAATGGATGCTTGGATTGCAAAATATAACGAAAATATCGAATTTGTTATTGCGAATAACGATGGTATGGCATTAGGTGCCATTGCTTCTCTTGAAAAAGCAGGGTACTTCTCAGGTGATAAGTTTATGCCAGTAGTAGGTGTAGATGCGATACCAGAAGCACTTGAAATGATTGAAAAAGGAAAAATGGTTGGTTCAATCTTAAATGATGCGAAAAACCAAGGTGCAGCCACCGTTGAACTTGCTGCAAATGCTGCAAACGGTAAGGACGTATTGGAAGGAACTGAGTGGAAATTAGACGACGCTAAAGCGGTTCGAGTTCCTTACATCGAGGTTACAAAAGAAAATATCCAAATAGGTAAAGACGCATACAAGTAA